A region of Enoplosus armatus isolate fEnoArm2 chromosome 14, fEnoArm2.hap1, whole genome shotgun sequence DNA encodes the following proteins:
- the LOC139296472 gene encoding insulin-like growth factor-binding protein 3, which translates to MLSDATMDSCFRALCMTFVLASFTRRSGAVGPVIKCEPCDVGARLLCKPLPKDCAEKIREPGCGCCMTCALSFGQPCGVYTGRCGSGLTCQHQPGETKPLQALLEGRGICANATNKRLTVRPTPPVNELPENIETQDDERNSTSSGLQTLYSTHRPAGPLRPPLHPFFPSAKSEVLRREQQKRTQSFKMEELPGPLITDQQNFSLETKQEPEYGPCRREIESILSSLKITDILNPRGFRIPNCDKKGFYKKKQCRPSKGRKRGFCWCVDKYGQPLPGFDGKERGDAQYYNSESQ; encoded by the exons ATGCTCTCAGACGCCACAATGGATTCCTGTTTTCGCGCACTTTGCATGACTTTTGTCCTGGCATCGTTCACCCGGAGGTCAGGTGCCGTCGGACCGGTTATCAAATGCGAGCCATGTGACGTTGGAGCGCGGCTTTTGTGCAAGCCTTTGCCCAAGGACTGCGCCGAGAAGATCCGCGAGCCGGGCTGCGGCTGCTGCATGACTTGCGCGCTGAGCTTCGGTCAGCCGTGCGGCGTGTACACCGGGAGATGTGGCTCCGGACTGACCTGTCAGCATCAGCCCGGTGAGACCAAACCTCTGCAGGCTCTGCTGGAGGGACGGGGGATATGTGCAAACGCTACTAACAAACGACTCACCGTGAGACCAACACCTCCAGTCAATGAACTGCCAG AGAATATTGAGACTCAGGACGACGAGAGGAATTCCACCAGTTCAGGCCTTCAAACCTTGTACAGCACCCACAGACCCGCAGGACCCCTGAGACCTCCGCTTCACCCCTTTTTCCCCTCTGCCAAGTCAGAAGTCCTCCGACGGGAGCAGCAGAAGAGAACCCAGAGCTTTAAAATGGAGGAGCTCCCGGGACCACTCATCACAGACCAACAGAACTTCTCTCTGGAGACCAAACAGGAGCCTGAGTAT GGTCCCTGTCGGAGAGAGATTGAGAGCATTCTCAGCAGCCTCAAGATTACAGACATTCTCAATCCCAGAGGTTTCCGCATACCAAACTGTGACAAGAAGGGCTTCTATAAGAaaaagcag TGCCGTCCATCCAAAGGCAGAAAGCGAGGCTTCTGTTGGTGTGTGGACAAATACGGGCAGCCTTTGCCAGGTTTTGATGGGAAGGAGCGAGGAGACGCCCAGTACTACAACTCCGAGAGCCAATAG
- the LOC139296243 gene encoding insulin-like growth factor-binding protein 1 has product MPGLYEKLTFMAAVALAVLAVGWSSPVVGPEPIRCAACTQEKLNDCPAIPAGCKQVLREPGCGCCMACALEKGASCGVHTAHCGEGLRCTPRPGETSPLHALTRGQGVCTEDPGQGREARVPDHGPLHYMLGLNLPFDHQDTAEGQESIKAKVNAIHDNVAQEGPCHIELHAALDMIASSQQKQGDKFTTFYLPNCDRHGFYKAKQCESSLVGPPARCWCVSSWNGKKIPGSSDLLGDSECHQEVTY; this is encoded by the exons ATGCCTGGATTATACGAGAAGCTGACATTCATGGCAGCAGTGGCTCTGGCTGTCTTGGCTGTGGGATGGTCGTCCCCAGTGGTGGGACCGGAGCCTATCCGCTGTGCCGCCTGTACGCAGGAAAAATTGAATGACTGTCCTGCCATCCCAGCAGGCTGCAAGCAGGTGCTGAGGGAGCCCGGCTGTGGCTGCTGCATGGCCTGCGCTCTAGAGAAAGGAGCGTCCTGTGGGGTTCACACCGCCCACTGTGGTGAGGGCCTCCGCTGCACTCCCAGGCCCGGTGAGACCAGCCCGCTCCACGCTCTGACCAGAGGACAGGGGGTCTGCACTGAAGACCCAGGCCAAGGTA GGGAAGCTAGAGTCCCTGACCACGGCCCCCTGCACTACATGTTGGGTCTCAATCTTCCCTTTGACCACCAAGACACTGCTGAGGGCCAGGAGAGTATCAAGGCCAAGGTCAACGCCATCCATGACAATGTGGCACAAGAG GGTCCCTGTCACATTGAACTGCATGCAGCACTGGACATGATAGCCAGCTCTCAGCAGAAACAGGGAGACAAGTTCACAACTTTCTACCTCCCCAACTGTGACAGGCACGGCTTCTACAAGGCCAAGCAG TGTGAGTCATCTCTGGTTGGACCGCCTGCTCGCTGCTGGTGTGTCTCTTCCTGGAACGGGAAGAAGATCCCCGGATCGAGTGACCTGCTCGGTGACTCAGAGTGTCACCAAGAAGTCACTTACTGA